A genomic stretch from Garciella nitratireducens DSM 15102 includes:
- a CDS encoding PTS sugar transporter subunit IIA, translating to MLKNLFNKKIKIQKETIFSPLDGEVLPLENVPDPVFSQKMMGEGVAIIPKSGKVVSPVNGKIISIFPTKHAIGIRSEKGLELLIHIGLETVDLNGEPFELLAKEHKIVKIGEPLLNVDLQLLENCNKEIITPLIITNKEIIKEIEYPNYGEIHFGEVILTCKI from the coding sequence ATGTTAAAAAACTTATTCAATAAAAAAATAAAAATACAGAAAGAAACAATTTTTTCTCCTCTTGATGGAGAAGTTTTGCCGTTGGAAAATGTACCAGATCCTGTTTTTTCTCAAAAAATGATGGGGGAAGGAGTTGCAATTATTCCTAAAAGTGGGAAAGTAGTTTCTCCTGTAAATGGAAAAATAATTTCTATTTTTCCAACTAAACATGCAATTGGGATTCGTTCAGAAAAAGGATTAGAATTGTTAATTCATATCGGATTGGAAACTGTAGATTTGAATGGAGAACCTTTTGAACTTTTGGCAAAAGAACATAAAATAGTAAAAATAGGAGAACCTTTACTAAATGTAGATCTTCAATTATTGGAAAATTGCAACAAAGAAATTATTACCCCTTTGATTATTACAAATAAAGAAATTATAAAAGAGATAGAGTATCCTAATTATGGAGAAATTCATTTTGGAGAAGTGATTCTTACTTGTAAAATTTGA